From Paraburkholderia fungorum, the proteins below share one genomic window:
- a CDS encoding NAD(P)-dependent alcohol dehydrogenase, whose amino-acid sequence MTTTTGFRTITAAVARAKGEPFSIQQARIRGPKADEVLVRVVATGLCHTDLIVRDQYYPVPLPSVLGHEGAGIVEEVGPAVKDLKPGDHVVLTYGACGHCNACNGGHGAYCKQFFGLNFGGGDLEGRTAIEDEEGQPLHDHFFAQSSFGSFALARENNAIKVPHDAPLELLGPLGCGIQTGAGAVINSLKVRPGSSFASLGAGAVGLSAVMAARVAGATTIIAVDVVPSRLALAKELGATHTVNSREVDMIEAIRQITDGGVDFALESTGRAEVLSQGIDALGSLGAMGVVGAPPLGTKAEFDINSLLLGGRTIRGIVEGDSVPQVFIPQLVQLYQQGRFPFDRLVRFYSIDQINEAADDSTSGVTLKPILRFAH is encoded by the coding sequence ATGACAACAACAACGGGATTTCGCACGATTACCGCCGCCGTCGCCCGCGCAAAGGGCGAGCCGTTCTCGATCCAGCAGGCGCGCATTCGCGGCCCGAAAGCCGACGAGGTGCTGGTGCGCGTGGTGGCGACCGGCCTCTGCCACACCGATCTGATCGTGCGCGATCAGTACTATCCGGTGCCGCTGCCTTCGGTGCTCGGTCACGAGGGCGCGGGCATCGTCGAGGAAGTCGGCCCGGCGGTGAAGGACCTCAAGCCAGGCGATCACGTCGTGCTGACCTATGGCGCGTGCGGCCACTGCAACGCATGCAACGGCGGCCACGGCGCGTACTGCAAACAGTTCTTCGGGCTGAACTTCGGCGGCGGCGATCTGGAAGGCCGTACCGCGATCGAAGACGAAGAAGGACAGCCGCTGCACGATCACTTCTTCGCGCAGTCGTCGTTCGGCAGCTTTGCGCTGGCTCGTGAGAACAACGCGATCAAGGTGCCGCACGACGCGCCGCTCGAATTGCTCGGGCCGCTCGGTTGCGGTATCCAGACCGGCGCCGGCGCGGTGATCAACTCGCTGAAGGTGCGCCCCGGCAGCAGTTTCGCGAGCCTCGGCGCGGGCGCGGTCGGCCTGAGCGCGGTGATGGCGGCGCGGGTCGCGGGTGCCACCACCATCATCGCCGTCGATGTCGTGCCGTCCCGTCTCGCGCTCGCCAAAGAACTCGGCGCGACGCACACGGTGAATAGCCGCGAAGTCGACATGATCGAGGCGATCCGTCAGATCACCGACGGCGGCGTCGATTTCGCGCTGGAATCGACCGGACGGGCGGAAGTGCTGTCGCAAGGCATCGACGCGCTCGGCAGTCTCGGCGCGATGGGCGTGGTCGGCGCGCCGCCGCTCGGCACGAAGGCCGAGTTCGACATCAACAGCCTGTTGCTCGGCGGGCGCACGATTCGCGGGATTGTCGAAGGCGACAGCGTGCCGCAAGTGTTCATTCCGCAGCTTGTGCAGTTGTATCAGCAGGGTCGTTTTCCGTTCGACAGGCTGGTCAGGTTCTATTCGATCGACCAGATCAACGAAGCCGCCGACGACAGCACGAGCGGCGTCACGCTGAAGCCGATTCTCCGGTTCGCGCATTGA
- a CDS encoding helix-turn-helix domain-containing protein, with product MAKISSADSADSRQARLNAARAQFIGGEQLPSTLLSAPVARSWERSRGAGLLPSSAPQYELLDKSRTVPDSKADRRLYSCVVDEIEQLWSAFGGNDWTIFCVNTEGTVIHARHSPACDDDLLLPITCGRRIVESNIGTTAPSCVIHEGIEAIVTGGEHYLDEFERAFCVAVPLFGFHGEVIGALDITGTGERDVSQVQEQFRLAALAAEQRLFATLRGCHLLRLQHDPRWLGTPLAGVIAIEDDGQVRAVSRVARRMLSLPASGPLPSLDLRRIFDDASPALLGRLLQRGRGVQRVARADGSHVWIEYTRGPLNRSTARRTNQTVTARFDDPAPAATAASASGSLKEQTLSAIQSALQEHNGNIAAAARQLGLSRTTLYTKLRQLRDTGMVGAAD from the coding sequence GTGGCAAAAATCTCATCGGCGGATTCAGCGGATTCCCGGCAGGCACGTCTGAACGCGGCTCGCGCGCAGTTCATCGGCGGCGAGCAGTTGCCCTCCACTCTTCTATCAGCGCCGGTCGCGCGCTCGTGGGAGCGTTCGCGCGGCGCGGGTCTTCTGCCTTCGAGCGCGCCGCAATACGAGTTGCTCGACAAATCCCGCACGGTGCCCGACTCGAAGGCCGACCGTCGTCTCTACAGCTGCGTCGTCGATGAAATCGAGCAGTTGTGGAGTGCATTCGGCGGCAACGACTGGACGATTTTCTGCGTCAATACCGAAGGCACGGTGATCCACGCGCGGCACAGTCCCGCTTGCGACGACGACCTGTTGCTGCCCATCACCTGTGGCCGGCGCATCGTCGAATCCAACATTGGCACGACCGCGCCGAGCTGCGTGATCCACGAGGGCATCGAAGCGATCGTGACGGGCGGCGAGCATTATCTCGACGAGTTCGAACGGGCCTTCTGCGTCGCCGTGCCGCTGTTCGGATTTCACGGCGAGGTGATCGGTGCGCTGGATATCACGGGGACGGGAGAGCGCGACGTATCGCAGGTTCAGGAGCAGTTCCGGCTTGCCGCGCTGGCCGCCGAACAACGTCTGTTCGCGACGCTGCGCGGTTGTCATCTATTGCGCTTGCAACATGATCCGCGCTGGCTGGGCACACCGCTCGCGGGCGTCATCGCCATCGAGGACGACGGCCAGGTGCGCGCCGTCAGCCGGGTGGCGCGGCGCATGCTGTCGTTGCCTGCCAGCGGCCCGCTGCCCTCGCTCGATCTGCGGCGGATTTTCGACGACGCGTCTCCAGCGCTACTTGGCCGGCTGCTTCAGCGGGGCCGTGGCGTGCAACGGGTAGCACGCGCGGACGGCAGTCATGTGTGGATCGAATATACGCGCGGACCGCTGAACCGGAGCACGGCGCGCCGGACGAATCAGACCGTCACGGCACGCTTCGATGATCCCGCACCGGCTGCGACGGCCGCCAGCGCAAGCGGCAGTCTGAAGGAACAGACGCTCAGCGCGATCCAGAGCGCGCTACAGGAGCACAACGGAAACATCGCGGCGGCGGCGCGGCAACTCGGCTTGTCGCGGACCACGCTCTACACGAAGCTGCGCCAGCTTCGCGACACGGGGATGGTCGGCGCGGCGGATTAG
- a CDS encoding DNA-binding protein — protein MSTDANAITDELVAGAADRLIQEGRKVSPVAVWSEVQGESIVAVAAALDRWRDTRESQSPPAQAAVALPENLAETLIGAASRIWSTAHDEAQRVATQRVEAVNRHLDVTLTERSEALAEYQKTVEQVRIERERLAALTDAHTASEQAAARLSAELADVTSRAGVAETRVEELVQRAAQDDSRIDYLESALDDARATLGSVVSSKDEEIARINHERDASDQAASLLTAELASAISRAEAAEARVGELVQRASENDARLEATQSALDETREKLTSAESAAAGKDEAIAQITRERDDARHEAATLSEAGQAASAELMRLTAEAGEASARADAATAQANEHLAQIAAREADLDEARTALTAEQHTSAARMEEASIHLEELQRLVEALEKAQQEIAALQGAKAAASDAVAQAAQQISDATQRAEAAEQQVAALEDAKAAMSEEVAQAAQQVSAATQRAESAELQVMELEDAKAAASDEVAQAAQQLSAAIQRAEAAEQQVSALEDAKAAMSDEVAQAAQQVSAATQRAETAELQVMALEDAKAAASDEVAQAAQQLSAAIQRAETAEQQVSALESAKTALSEEVAQAAQQVSTATQRAETAELQAMELEDAKAAASDEIAQAAQQLSAAMQRAEAAEQQNAALEATKASLSDEVAQAAQEVSAATQRAENAELRVMELEDAKAASSDEVAQAAQQLSAAIQRAEVAEQQVSALESAKAAMSDEVAQAAQQASAATQRAESAELQVMELENAKAAANDEIAQAAQQLSAALHRAEAAEQQVAALENTKAAMSDEVTQASQQVSAAMHRAQAAEQQITALENAKAATSDDAAQATQQLSAALQRAESAEHQIAALEDAKAAASDEKAQAAQQLSAAIQRAEAAEQQLAAVETTHAATSGEAAEAAQHLSAALQRTQAAEQQVAELKQRLAELSAAHQEETQRGDSSKPDEYASLQRQLTAQAKAHEKAFNELHALAEQWVAHAKDLKQRLSVSNERIVFIDARSMGEVALIRRLATELERFKPDHELISRDAQQKLISSTMGERLAQKGFQYDPATAAISKK, from the coding sequence ATGTCGACGGACGCAAACGCAATCACGGATGAACTGGTCGCAGGAGCGGCCGATCGCCTGATTCAGGAAGGTCGGAAGGTGTCTCCTGTGGCCGTCTGGTCAGAGGTTCAGGGCGAATCGATCGTCGCGGTTGCCGCGGCGCTCGACCGCTGGCGCGACACGCGCGAATCGCAATCGCCGCCCGCTCAGGCTGCGGTTGCGTTGCCGGAGAATCTTGCCGAAACGCTGATCGGCGCGGCATCGCGAATCTGGTCCACCGCGCACGACGAGGCGCAGCGAGTCGCGACCCAGCGCGTGGAGGCAGTGAATCGCCATCTCGACGTCACGCTGACCGAGCGCAGTGAAGCGCTGGCCGAGTATCAGAAAACGGTCGAGCAGGTGAGGATCGAGCGCGAACGGCTCGCCGCGCTGACCGACGCGCACACTGCGTCGGAGCAGGCGGCCGCGCGTCTGTCGGCGGAACTCGCCGATGTGACCAGCCGTGCCGGCGTGGCCGAAACGCGGGTCGAAGAACTCGTGCAGCGGGCCGCGCAGGACGACAGCCGGATCGACTATCTCGAGTCGGCGCTCGACGACGCGCGCGCGACCTTAGGATCGGTCGTATCGAGCAAGGACGAGGAGATCGCGCGGATCAACCACGAGCGCGATGCATCGGACCAGGCGGCCTCGCTTCTAACGGCGGAACTCGCGAGCGCAATCAGCCGCGCCGAAGCGGCCGAGGCGCGGGTCGGCGAACTGGTGCAGCGGGCATCGGAAAACGATGCGCGGCTCGAAGCCACTCAATCGGCACTCGATGAAACGCGCGAGAAGTTGACCTCGGCTGAGTCGGCTGCTGCGGGCAAGGACGAAGCGATTGCGCAGATCACCCGCGAGCGCGACGATGCGCGCCACGAAGCGGCCACGCTGAGCGAGGCGGGCCAGGCGGCGTCGGCGGAACTGATGCGCTTGACCGCCGAGGCCGGTGAGGCTTCGGCGCGCGCTGACGCCGCGACGGCGCAGGCGAACGAGCATCTCGCGCAGATCGCCGCGCGCGAAGCCGATCTCGATGAAGCTCGCACTGCGCTCACGGCGGAACAGCATACGTCGGCGGCGCGGATGGAAGAGGCGTCGATTCATCTGGAGGAGTTGCAGCGGCTGGTCGAAGCGCTCGAAAAAGCACAGCAGGAGATAGCGGCGCTACAGGGGGCGAAGGCCGCCGCGAGCGACGCGGTGGCACAGGCTGCGCAGCAGATTTCCGACGCGACACAGCGGGCGGAAGCGGCGGAACAGCAGGTCGCCGCTCTGGAAGATGCAAAAGCGGCGATGAGCGAGGAAGTGGCTCAGGCTGCGCAACAGGTGTCGGCAGCGACCCAACGCGCTGAATCTGCCGAGTTGCAGGTGATGGAGCTGGAAGACGCCAAAGCCGCAGCGAGCGATGAAGTGGCTCAAGCCGCGCAACAGCTATCCGCCGCGATCCAACGTGCAGAGGCTGCTGAACAGCAGGTGTCGGCTCTGGAAGATGCAAAAGCGGCGATGAGCGATGAAGTGGCTCAGGCTGCGCAACAGGTGTCGGCAGCGACACAGCGCGCTGAAACTGCCGAACTGCAAGTGATGGCGTTGGAAGACGCCAAAGCCGCAGCGAGCGATGAAGTTGCTCAAGCGGCGCAACAGCTATCCGCCGCGATCCAACGCGCGGAAACTGCTGAACAGCAGGTCTCGGCTTTGGAAAGCGCAAAGACAGCGCTGAGCGAGGAAGTGGCTCAAGCTGCGCAACAGGTGTCGACCGCGACGCAACGCGCAGAAACGGCCGAATTGCAAGCGATGGAGTTGGAAGACGCCAAAGCTGCAGCGAGCGACGAAATCGCACAAGCCGCGCAACAGCTATCCGCCGCGATGCAGCGCGCGGAAGCGGCTGAGCAACAAAACGCCGCATTGGAAGCCACAAAGGCGTCGCTGAGCGACGAAGTGGCTCAAGCGGCACAAGAGGTGTCGGCGGCGACGCAACGCGCCGAAAACGCCGAGCTGCGAGTCATGGAGTTGGAAGACGCCAAAGCCGCTTCGAGCGATGAAGTTGCTCAGGCTGCACAACAGCTATCGGCTGCAATCCAACGTGCAGAAGTTGCTGAACAGCAGGTCTCGGCTCTGGAAAGTGCAAAGGCAGCGATGAGCGATGAAGTGGCTCAGGCTGCGCAACAAGCGTCCGCCGCGACCCAACGCGCCGAATCCGCCGAGCTGCAAGTCATGGAACTGGAGAACGCCAAAGCTGCCGCGAACGACGAAATCGCACAAGCGGCGCAACAGCTATCCGCCGCACTACACCGTGCGGAAGCTGCGGAACAGCAGGTCGCGGCGCTGGAAAACACCAAAGCCGCAATGAGCGACGAAGTAACCCAGGCTTCGCAACAGGTGTCCGCTGCGATGCATCGCGCGCAAGCTGCCGAGCAGCAGATCACCGCGCTGGAAAACGCCAAAGCCGCCACCAGCGACGACGCAGCTCAAGCCACGCAGCAGCTATCCGCCGCCCTTCAGCGCGCTGAGTCCGCCGAACATCAAATCGCCGCGCTGGAAGACGCGAAAGCCGCCGCCAGCGATGAAAAGGCCCAGGCCGCGCAGCAACTGTCAGCAGCAATACAGCGTGCCGAGGCCGCCGAGCAGCAACTCGCCGCCGTCGAGACCACCCACGCGGCGACCAGCGGCGAAGCTGCCGAGGCCGCGCAACATCTGTCCGCCGCGCTGCAGCGGACCCAGGCCGCCGAACAGCAGGTCGCCGAACTGAAGCAGCGTCTCGCCGAACTCAGCGCCGCACATCAGGAGGAAACCCAACGGGGCGACTCGTCGAAACCGGACGAATATGCGTCGCTGCAACGTCAACTGACGGCCCAGGCCAAAGCGCACGAAAAAGCCTTCAATGAACTTCATGCTCTGGCCGAACAATGGGTCGCGCACGCGAAAGATCTGAAGCAGCGCCTTAGCGTATCGAACGAAAGAATCGTGTTCATCGACGCCCGCAGCATGGGCGAAGTCGCGCTGATCCGCCGGCTCGCGACCGAACTCGAACGCTTCAAGCCCGATCACGAATTGATATCGCGCGACGCGCAGCAAAAGCTCATCAGTTCGACGATGGGCGAGCGGCTCGCGCAGAAGGGTTTTCAGTACGACCCGGCTACGGCGGCGATTTCGAAGAAGTAG
- a CDS encoding 2,4'-dihydroxyacetophenone dioxygenase family protein: MSEAAYSPMTPYQLPFPKEAQQEIVVPFAIPTDERVWVPQAENVSFRPLCLNASQGYWMNLLRVRKSGVLSRHRHPQSVHGMVLKGRWRYLEHDWEATEGSYVYEPPGETHTLYVPEDVEEMITYFQVNGVMFYCDPYGNYTGYEDVFTKIDMCRKHYAAVGLGEDYVDQFIR, encoded by the coding sequence ATGTCTGAGGCTGCTTACTCCCCGATGACGCCGTACCAGCTGCCGTTCCCGAAGGAAGCGCAGCAGGAAATCGTGGTCCCCTTCGCGATTCCGACCGATGAGCGCGTGTGGGTCCCGCAGGCGGAAAACGTGTCGTTCCGCCCGCTCTGCCTGAACGCGTCGCAGGGCTACTGGATGAACCTGCTGCGTGTGCGCAAGTCGGGCGTGCTGAGTCGTCACCGTCATCCGCAAAGCGTGCACGGGATGGTGCTCAAGGGCCGCTGGCGCTATCTCGAACACGACTGGGAAGCGACCGAAGGCAGCTACGTCTACGAACCGCCGGGCGAAACGCACACGCTGTACGTGCCGGAAGACGTCGAGGAAATGATCACGTACTTCCAGGTGAACGGCGTGATGTTCTACTGCGACCCGTACGGCAACTACACCGGCTACGAAGACGTGTTCACGAAGATCGACATGTGCCGCAAGCACTACGCGGCAGTGGGCCTCGGCGAAGACTACGTGGACCAGTTCATCCGATGA
- a CDS encoding SDR family NAD(P)-dependent oxidoreductase, translating into MSTPAGFASYDFSGRVAVVTGAATGIGRAICDAFAQNGASAVNWDRVPGDLDTPHAPRHFAVDITRPESIEAAVAATLDAYGRIDYLVNNAGFAGPTMPLDEYDPLEWQRVIDVNLLGTYHVSRFVVPVMRRANSGRIVNVASLAGKEGTPNASAYSAAKAGVIAMTKSLGKELAQTGILVNGIAPAAVETSLLAQMSPAHVQTMIDKSPLRRLGTTQEVAQLALWLCSDSCSFSTGAIFDLSGGRATY; encoded by the coding sequence ATGAGCACGCCCGCCGGTTTCGCCAGCTACGATTTTTCCGGGCGGGTCGCGGTCGTGACGGGCGCGGCCACGGGCATCGGCCGCGCAATCTGCGACGCGTTCGCGCAGAACGGCGCGTCGGCGGTCAACTGGGACCGCGTGCCGGGCGATCTCGACACGCCGCACGCGCCGCGCCATTTCGCGGTGGACATCACGCGGCCCGAGTCGATCGAAGCCGCCGTTGCGGCCACGCTCGACGCCTATGGTCGCATCGATTACCTCGTGAACAACGCGGGTTTCGCCGGTCCGACGATGCCGCTCGACGAATACGATCCACTCGAATGGCAACGCGTTATCGACGTGAATCTGCTCGGCACCTATCACGTGAGCCGCTTCGTCGTGCCGGTGATGCGGCGTGCGAATAGCGGGCGCATCGTCAACGTGGCGTCGCTGGCGGGCAAGGAAGGCACGCCGAACGCGTCCGCCTACAGCGCGGCGAAAGCCGGCGTGATCGCGATGACGAAGTCGCTCGGCAAGGAACTGGCGCAAACCGGCATCCTCGTGAACGGCATTGCGCCGGCTGCCGTCGAAACCTCGTTGCTCGCGCAGATGTCGCCGGCCCACGTGCAAACGATGATCGACAAAAGCCCGCTGCGGCGTCTCGGCACCACGCAGGAGGTCGCGCAACTCGCACTGTGGCTCTGCTCGGATTCGTGCTCGTTCAGCACTGGCGCGATTTTCGATCTGTCTGGCGGACGGGCCACTTACTGA